One part of the Lotus japonicus ecotype B-129 chromosome 2, LjGifu_v1.2 genome encodes these proteins:
- the LOC130736088 gene encoding uncharacterized protein LOC130736088, which translates to MRRAPGRPKKQRRKTNDEPRDPNMLRRYQTTIQCRRCGEPGHNKRTCTGKQAADRAIPVGGNKDNSQMLHPEQRASGSGSAQARNDGAVETGEQEQLLTTRRRTRRASGSGANQQGNDAAVETGAQQPGVTTTKRTTRASGIGAASEGNGVAVDTNAHEAAPTRRRPPRASRRRQPQGEASQAAQPVQNHQPIQPQQPVQAPYILTQCSQTASSITTHAPGVASGSQGTGRPGKKQKLVVLG; encoded by the exons ATGAGAAGGGCACCTGGGAGGCCCAAAAAGCAGAGGAGGAAAACAAATGATGAGCCCAGAGACCCCAATATGCTGAGGAGGTACCAGACCACAATTCAGTGTAGGAGGTGTGGTGAACCAGGGCATAACAAAAGGACTTGTACTGGTAAGCAAGCTGCTGACAGGGCTATACCAGTGGGAGGGAACAAG GATAATTCCCAGATGCTTCATCCTGAACAAAGGGCAAGTGGGAGTGGATCTGCTCAAGCAAGAAATGATGGTGCTGTTGAAACTGGTGAACAAGAACAATTGTTGACTACTAGAAGGAGAACTAGAAGAGCAAGTGGGAGTGGAGCTAATCAACAAGGGAATGATGCTGCTGTTGAAACTGGTGCACAACAACCAGGGGTGACTACTACAAAGAGAACTACAAGAGCAAGTGGGATTGGAGCTGCTAGTGAAGGAAATGGCGTTGCTGTTGATACCAATGCACATGAAGCTGCTCCAACTAGAAGGAGACCTCCAAGGGCAAGTAGAAGGAGACAACCTCAAGGTGAAGCCTCCCAAGCTGCACAACCAGTTCAAAATCATCAACCAATTCAACCTCAGCAGCCAGTTCAAGCACCATATATACTGACACAGTGCTCACAGACAGCCAGCTCAATAACAACTCATGCTCCAGGGGTAGCAAGTGGTTCTCAGGGAACTGGAAGGCCTGGGAAGAAGCAGAAGCTTGTTGTTTTAGGATGA
- the LOC130736086 gene encoding uncharacterized protein LOC130736086, giving the protein MAGGPRRGGRGRQRRGNDKGKEPVGEQSTREGKGKEPVVQEPVEGEGKEPVLEGWQLFGADDIPNHFRFRPTVVSKLTLIIWHKGHFVFEPTCAYVEGESEILPGWDPDQINSIEVDKIVTAHLGYASYKCLWYRAPTLGLFDGRRPLRDDGDVHQFLSDVKGFSEVEFYVEHLEETGVQTGELQKGTQIFVEDIDSETESAFVSVAREAEAEIDSLARGVSEVRAVSEVVSEESVVHEGVSEKRVLPEGVREEVVVHGGVSEQRTVSEVVSEQGGST; this is encoded by the exons ATGGCTGGTGGTCCCAGGCGTGGAGGTAGAGGGCGACAACGACGAGGCAACGACAAGGGAAAGGAGCCTGTCGGTGAACAAAGCACACGTGAGGGGAAGGGAAAAGAGCCTGTCGTTCAAGAACCTGTCGAGGGAGAAGGAAAGGAGCCCGTCCTCGAAGGGTGGCAGTTGTTTGGAGCCGACGATATTCCAAACCATTTCCGATTTAG GCCTACTGTTGTGAGTAAATTGACATTGATTATTTGGCATAAAGGTCATTTTGTGTTTGAGCCTACATGTGCGTATGTTGAAGGGGAGTCTGAAATATTGCCAGGTTGGGATCCAgatcaaataaattcaatagAAGTAGACAAGATAGTGACAGCACATTTAGGGTATGCTTCATATAAGTGTTTGTGGTATAGGGCTCCTACTTTAGGGTTGTTTGATGGCCGCAGACCACTTAGGGATGATGGAGATGTTCATCAATTTCTGAGTGATGTCAAGGGTTTCTCTGAAGTTGAGTTTTATGTTGAGCACTTGGAAGAAACTGGAGTACAAACTGGTGAATTGCAGAAAGGGACACAGATATTTGTGGAGGACATTGACTCTGAAACAGAGTCTGCTTTTGTGAGTGTAGCAAGGGAGGCAGAGGCTGAGATTGACAGTCTTGCAAGGGGGGTGAGTGAGGTAAGGGCGGTGTCTGAAGTTGTGAGTGAAGAGAGTGTGGTGCACGAGGGTGTGAGTGAAAAGAGAGTGCTGCCTGAGGGTGTGAGAGAGGAGGTTGTGGTGCATGGGGGTGTGAGTGAACAGAGGACTGTGTCTGAGGTTGTGAGTGAACAGGGGGGCTCCACTTGA